In Thalassococcus arenae, a single window of DNA contains:
- a CDS encoding paraquat-inducible protein A: protein MPEQETDTLGDLENLVACPTCDALHRLVPVPPGDRASCVRCGATLMAPRQGAMTQILMLAATALVLLGAAVFFPFLELNAQGLGNRSSVWDAIFAFSGGLMLPLSIAVAALIVVLPVARFALLAYVFAPMAIGHRPARYAGRAFRWAEAMKPWAMAEIFIIGVAVALVKVTGLAQVSLGPAFWAFVGLVLIVVLNDTVMCRFTVWQTLEQRSRS from the coding sequence ATGCCGGAACAAGAAACCGATACACTGGGCGATCTGGAAAACCTGGTCGCCTGCCCGACTTGCGATGCACTGCATCGGCTGGTTCCGGTTCCGCCGGGCGACCGGGCAAGCTGTGTGCGCTGCGGTGCGACGCTGATGGCGCCCAGGCAAGGCGCGATGACGCAGATCCTGATGCTTGCGGCCACCGCTCTGGTACTGCTGGGTGCGGCGGTGTTCTTTCCCTTTCTCGAACTCAACGCGCAGGGTCTGGGCAATCGCAGTTCGGTCTGGGACGCGATCTTTGCGTTCTCCGGCGGCCTGATGCTGCCCCTGTCCATCGCGGTCGCCGCGCTGATCGTCGTTCTGCCGGTGGCGCGCTTCGCCCTGCTGGCCTATGTCTTTGCCCCGATGGCGATCGGCCACCGCCCGGCGCGCTATGCAGGACGCGCCTTTCGCTGGGCCGAAGCGATGAAGCCCTGGGCGATGGCCGAAATCTTCATCATCGGGGTCGCCGTGGCGCTGGTGAAGGTCACCGGGCTGGCGCAGGTGTCGTTGGGACCGGCGTTCTGGGCATTCGTCGGGTTGGTTCTGATCGTCGTGCTGAACGACACCGTCATGTGCAGGTTCACCGTATGGCAAACGCTGGAACAACGCAGCCGGTCCTGA